DNA sequence from the Streptomyces sp. NBC_01497 genome:
CAGCACCACCACGCCCAGCACGATCGCCCACACCGGATGACCCACGGGCCACAGCGCGACCGCGCCGGCGCCCAGGATCACGGCCTTCACCACCAGGACAGCGGCGAGCGGCAGCGTGAACCGGGCCCGTGGCGCCGCGAAGAGGCCCCACACCACCACGGCCGCCAGCGGCGTCACAACGGCGAGCAGCACCCCGCCCTCGTGCAGCCCCCACCAGCACAGCGCGGCGAAGGCGGCCAACTCCACGAGGAAGGCCGCCGATTCGTTCACGATGAACCACGCCGGCCGACCGCTCCAGTCCGGCACGCGCGGCCCCGCACTGCCGCTCCCACCCCCGGTACCGGCCTCGGCCCTGGTAGCGGAGGCGGGATCGCCACCGCCCCCGTCTGCCCGGCGGCCGTCCCCGTGCACGGGTCCGCCCGTTCCCCCAGCCGTATCACTCATGCGACGACCGTATCCAAGGACGCCGTGTGTCTCACAGCCAGTTCGGGGTGTCCGAGCCCCAGGGGGTGGCCAGGTGACGCCAGTCGGTGGGCGCGCCCTCGTAGTGCAGCGGCGGCAGCGCGTGGCGCACCCCGTGCTCCGGGGAGGGTGCCTCCGTGACGTACTGGTCGGATGCGTACGGGGGGCCGGGCAGCGGGTCGGGCGCGATGCCGTGCAGGAGCCACTGCGCGGTGCCGGCGAGGGACAGGCGTACACGCGCGCCGGTGCCCGTCGTGCCCCGGGTGGTCAGGCATCGCAGGACGGCGGCGGCGAGCAGGTAACCGGTGCCGTGGTCGAGCGCCTGCGCGGGCAGCACCCCCGGCGTTCCGTCGTCGGCGGCCTCCGTCGCCGCGATGCCGGTGCCGGCCTGGACGAGGCTGTCGAAGCCGCGGCGTGCGGTCCAGGGCCCCACGTCCGACCAGCCCCATGCGCACAGTTGCGCCACGACGAGGCCGGGACGGCGTGTGCGTACGTCCTGCGCGGAC
Encoded proteins:
- a CDS encoding YrdB family protein, which produces MNESAAFLVELAAFAALCWWGLHEGGVLLAVVTPLAAVVVWGLFAAPRARFTLPLAAVLVVKAVILGAGAVALWPVGHPVWAIVLGVVVLVNTGLAQAGRNPTAGPAA